The genomic stretch CGTGAGCGAGGTGTTGAACAGCGCCCCGTCGTACATCGCGGTGTAGTACTCCGAGAACGAGCGCGTGCCCCCCGCGCGGATGTAGTTCTCGGTGTACTCCTGCATCTTCTCCAGCGGAAAGATGCCGGCCCGGGCGCGGTGCAGCACCACCTCGTTGATGTCGGTGGCGTAGATCCGGGTGCGGTCGTACAAACCCTCCTCCTGCAGGAGGATGGCCATGGAGAAGACCTCCTCGCCCGTCGAGCACCCGGCGTGCCAGATGCGGATGAACGGGTAGGTGCGCAGCAGCGGCACCACCCGGCTCCGGAACGAGGCGTAGAAGCCGGGGTCGCGGAACATGGCCGTGACGTTGATGGAGAGGTCCAGCAGCAGCCTCTCCATGGCGTCCACGTCGTGCAGGATCACGTCCTGCAGCTGGCTCACCGTCTTCAGCCCCTCGTCGGCGATGCGCTTCCACAGGCGCCGCTTGAGCGACGAGTAGGCGTACGAGCGGAAGTCGAAGCCGTAGTGGCGGAACACCGCCTCGAGCAGCACCTGGATCTCCACGCGCTCCAGGTCGGGCGGATAGCCGGTGGGGGTGTCGGGAAGCCCGCCGCCGCCGGTGCGCACGCCGCCCAGGTCCGAACGCCGCCGCTGCAGCCGCTCGCCCGCGGCCGCCGTGTTCATCTCCGCCTCGCTACCCCTGGCCTCCACTGGCATCCGTGTCTCGTGTGCCCCTCGGGTCGTCACCGGCGCAGCCTGCGTGCGCGTGTTGCCACGAGGCGCACTGCGCAATCCTCCTGCCGTTCGGAAAAACGAAGTCGTGAGTGCTAAGTCCTGAGTCCTAAGTGCTGAGTGCTGAGTGCTGAGTGCTGAGTGCTGAGTGCTGAGTGCCGGTCCGGAGCTCCGTCTCCAATTCCTTCACCCACTTGGGACTTAGGACTTAGGACTTAGGACTTCCGTTCTACCCCAGCACTCACGCACTCACGCACTTCCGCACTCCCTACTTGTACAGCCACACCCGCATCAGCGACAGCAGCTGGTCGGTGTCCACCGGCTTGGTGATGTAGTCCGACGCGCCGGCGGAGATCGACTTCTCGCGGTCGCCCTTCATCGCCTTGGCGGTCAGGGAGATGATGGGCAGCTCCGCGAACTCGGGCATCTCGCGGATGGCGCGGGTGGTCTCGTAGCCGTCCATCTCCGGCATCATCACGTCCATCAGCACGATGTCGACGTCGGGGTTGGCCTTCAGCACCTCGACGGCGTCCTTCCCGTTCTCGGCGAACACCACCCCCATCCCCTGCCCCTCCAGCACGCTGGTGAGCGAGAAGATGTTGCGCACGTCGTCGTCCACGATCATCACCTTCTTGCCGCTGAACGCGGTGTCGGTGCTGTGCAGCCGCTCCAGCATCCGCCGCTTCTGCTCGGGAAGCTTGGCCTCCACCCGGTGCAGGAAGAGCGCGGTCTCGTCCAGGAGCCGCTCCGGGCTCTTGGCGTCCTTCAGGATGATGGTCTCGGCGTAGCGCCTCAGCTGCGTCTCGTCCTCGCGGCTCAGCTCCTTGCCGGTGTAGATGATGATGGGCAGGTCCTGCATGGCGTCGTTGCTCTTCACCTGCTCCAGCAGCTTGAAGCCGTCGGTGCCCTGCAGGCCCAGGTCGAGCACCATGCAGTCGTAGTGCTTCTCCGACAGCTCGCGCAGCGCCTCCTCGGCGCTGGCCACCGCGGTGATCTCCACGTCCTCCTCGCCCACCAGCTCGATGATGCTCATGCGCTGCGTCTCGTCGTCCTCCACCACCAGCAGCCGCTTCACCCCGTCGGCCAGGAAGGTGGAGATGCGCTCGAAGGCGCTGTCCAGCGCGTCCTTGCTGACCGGCTTCTCCAGGTAGCTGAGCGCGCCCTGGCGCAGCCCGCGCTGGCGCTTGCCCACGCCCGAGACGATGTGCACGGGGATGTGCCGCGTCTCGGTGTCGTGCTTCAGCCGGTCCAGCACCGTCCACCCGTCGATGCCCGGGAGGTCGATGTCGAGCGTCACGGCGTCGGGGTGGAACTCGTCCACCAGCTCCAGCCCGCTCTCGCCGTCGAGCCCCACCAGCGCCTTGAAGCCCTTCTCGCGCGCCATGTCCAGCAGGATGCGCGCGAACGCCGGGTCGTTCTCGATGATCAGCACCACCCGGTCTCCCGGCTCCACCGAGGCGCGGTCGTCGTGGATCCCCACGGCCTGCGGCTCGCGGGGGCGCCGCCGCCGCTCCACCGTGGGCGCCTCGGCCGGCTCGGCCTCGCCGCCGGGGCGGGGCCGGGGGCGGTTGCGCGCGGGGGCCGGCGCCGGCGTGGCGGCCACCGGCGAGGGCCCGCGCC from Longimicrobium sp. encodes the following:
- a CDS encoding protein-glutamate O-methyltransferase CheR — encoded protein: MNTAAAGERLQRRRSDLGGVRTGGGGLPDTPTGYPPDLERVEIQVLLEAVFRHYGFDFRSYAYSSLKRRLWKRIADEGLKTVSQLQDVILHDVDAMERLLLDLSINVTAMFRDPGFYASFRSRVVPLLRTYPFIRIWHAGCSTGEEVFSMAILLQEEGLYDRTRIYATDINEVVLHRARAGIFPLEKMQEYTENYIRAGGTRSFSEYYTAMYDGALFNTSLTRNVVFSQHNLVTDGSFAEFHVILCRNVMIYFDRELQNRVHDLFYASLVPLGILCMGNKETLRFTAYEERYEALDVKEKIYRRVG